In a genomic window of Streptomyces sp. NBC_01231:
- the otr(A) gene encoding tetracycline resistance ribosomal protection protein Otr(A), which produces MHTLNIGILAHVDAGKTSLTERLLFDHGAIDRLGSVDAGDTRTDDGTIERQRGITIRSAVAAFTVGDTQINLIDTPGHSDFVAEVERALEVLDGAVLLLSAVEGVQAQTRVLMRTLRRLRLPTLVFVNKIDRAGARSDALLDDIRRRLTPHIAPLTEVTGIGTDGARVPPLPADRRRAEALAEVDPGILAALVDGPDPTPDDLGGALAARTADGIFHPVLFGSALGGQGVAELVESLIRLVPPAPATPAPEPGGTVFAVRPGPGGERTAYLRLYEGTVTRRQRLRFRRREADGRTTEVTGRVTRLDVVGRPEPLTAGNIAALTGVPGVRVGDRLGDLTDRAPQFAPPTLETLVRARRPEQAAALRSALLSLADQDPLIHARPAASGATALLLYGEVQMEVLAATLAQDFGVEADFEPGRVRYLERPRGTGEAWDELPRHDHTRYWATIGLRVEAGPRGSGGVFTYETELGALPRAFHQAVEETVHASMATGLCGATVTDYRVILIRSGFVGPLSTAADFRGLTPIVLRRALERAGTRLYEPYHAFEAEVPLDALAPVTSQLASVGTEFKGTTGGEKAWLITGELPARRVREVELRLPGLTHGEGVWWSRPSGDRELRPH; this is translated from the coding sequence ATGCACACCCTGAACATCGGCATTCTGGCCCACGTCGACGCCGGTAAGACCAGCCTCACCGAGCGGCTGCTGTTCGACCACGGCGCGATCGACCGGCTCGGCAGCGTCGACGCGGGCGACACCCGCACCGACGACGGCACCATCGAGCGGCAGCGCGGAATCACCATCCGCTCCGCCGTCGCCGCGTTCACCGTCGGCGACACCCAGATCAACCTCATCGACACCCCGGGGCACTCCGACTTCGTCGCGGAGGTCGAGCGGGCCCTGGAGGTCCTCGACGGCGCGGTGCTGCTGCTGTCCGCCGTGGAGGGCGTGCAGGCGCAGACGCGTGTGCTGATGCGGACCCTGCGGCGGCTGCGGCTGCCCACCCTGGTCTTCGTCAACAAGATCGACCGGGCGGGCGCCCGCTCCGACGCCCTGCTCGACGACATCCGGCGCAGACTGACCCCGCACATCGCGCCGCTCACCGAAGTGACCGGCATCGGCACGGACGGGGCCCGGGTGCCGCCGCTGCCGGCCGACCGCCGCAGGGCCGAGGCGCTCGCCGAGGTCGACCCGGGCATCCTGGCGGCACTCGTCGACGGCCCCGACCCGACCCCGGACGACCTCGGCGGGGCCCTCGCCGCGCGCACCGCCGACGGCATCTTCCACCCCGTCCTCTTCGGTTCCGCCCTCGGCGGCCAGGGCGTCGCCGAGCTGGTCGAGAGCCTGATCCGGCTGGTCCCACCGGCTCCTGCCACCCCCGCTCCCGAACCCGGTGGCACGGTGTTCGCCGTACGGCCCGGTCCCGGTGGCGAGCGGACGGCGTATCTGCGGCTGTACGAGGGCACGGTGACGAGGCGTCAGCGGCTGCGGTTCCGGCGGCGGGAGGCCGACGGCCGGACCACCGAGGTCACCGGACGGGTGACGCGTCTCGATGTGGTCGGCCGGCCCGAGCCGCTCACCGCCGGGAACATCGCGGCCCTCACCGGGGTGCCCGGCGTCCGGGTCGGCGACCGGCTCGGCGACCTCACCGACCGCGCCCCGCAGTTCGCCCCGCCGACACTGGAGACCCTGGTCCGGGCCCGGCGTCCCGAGCAGGCGGCGGCGCTGCGCTCCGCCCTCCTCTCCCTCGCCGACCAGGACCCGCTGATCCACGCCCGTCCCGCCGCCTCCGGCGCGACCGCCCTGCTGCTGTACGGCGAGGTCCAGATGGAGGTCCTGGCGGCGACACTGGCCCAGGACTTCGGGGTCGAGGCCGACTTCGAGCCGGGCCGGGTCCGGTACCTGGAGCGTCCACGCGGCACGGGTGAGGCCTGGGACGAGCTGCCGCGGCACGACCACACCCGCTACTGGGCGACGATCGGGCTGCGGGTGGAGGCGGGGCCGCGCGGCTCCGGCGGGGTGTTCACGTACGAGACGGAACTCGGCGCGCTTCCCCGCGCCTTCCATCAGGCCGTGGAGGAGACGGTCCACGCGAGCATGGCAACGGGGCTGTGCGGCGCGACGGTCACCGACTACCGGGTCATTCTGATCCGGTCCGGTTTCGTCGGGCCGCTCAGTACCGCGGCGGACTTCCGCGGGCTCACCCCGATCGTGCTGCGGCGGGCACTGGAGCGGGCGGGGACCCGGCTGTACGAGCCGTACCACGCGTTCGAGGCCGAGGTCCCGCTGGACGCGCTGGCTCCGGTGACGTCCCAACTAGCTTCTGTCGGAACGGAGTTCAAGGGCACCACGGGTGGCGAGAAGGCGTGGCTGATCACCGGGGAGCTGCCGGCCCGGCGGGTGCGCGAGGTCGAACTGCGGCTGCCCGGGCTCACCCACGGGGAGGGGGTGTGGTGGTCGCGACCCTCGGGAGACCGTGAACTCAGGCCGCACTAG
- a CDS encoding VanZ family protein gives MAWAAERTRAVLRTRTRTSKTERPPRKPSRERRSERPSARRSEQRSSRERRPLPWPLRLLAVLCAFAFMVAFAVVLARLTLEPSPASVDLTHTNIHPGRSLRAYVDQPELRDAVKQIGGNLLLGIPFGILVPVVAPGTRGILRILLLTAIVMLMVEFAQGALITGRAFDIDDVILNTTGALVGYLLLGRRLSRAVHARKPKV, from the coding sequence ATGGCCTGGGCAGCCGAACGAACGCGCGCAGTGTTGCGCACCCGCACCCGCACCTCCAAGACCGAGCGCCCTCCGCGGAAGCCGAGCCGGGAACGGCGTTCGGAGCGGCCTTCAGCGCGGCGTTCGGAGCAGAGATCGAGCCGGGAACGGCGTCCCCTGCCCTGGCCCCTGCGTCTGCTGGCGGTGCTCTGCGCGTTCGCCTTCATGGTGGCGTTCGCCGTCGTCCTGGCGCGGCTGACCCTGGAGCCCTCCCCCGCGTCGGTGGATCTGACGCACACCAACATCCATCCGGGCCGTTCCCTGCGGGCCTATGTGGATCAGCCCGAACTGCGGGACGCCGTCAAGCAGATCGGCGGCAACCTGCTGCTGGGCATCCCGTTCGGCATCCTGGTGCCGGTCGTGGCTCCCGGCACCCGCGGGATCCTGCGCATCCTGCTGCTGACCGCGATCGTGATGCTCATGGTGGAGTTCGCCCAGGGAGCGTTGATCACCGGGCGGGCCTTCGACATCGACGACGTCATCCTCAACACCACCGGCGCGCTCGTCGGCTACCTCCTGCTGGGGCGGCGGCTGAGCCGGGCGGTGCACGCGCGCAAGCCGAAGGTGTGA
- a CDS encoding cytochrome P450: MSADRTARSLCPMHHMTFPESGPPRPVTLATGTPVWLVTRYAEAREVLMDPRFDRRSLHAEDAPPLLVVPNLLDAPDGLINQDGPAHQRLRGTVQRAFTPRAVARWRPWVASVVDTLLDEFAERARPADIIEGFTRPLPVSVVSRLMGLGHADWDRIRSWADHALSGGAHTAEEVGLAMREFGVFAADLVAERRKEPGDDLVSGLVTAGDELGIEERQLVMLVLGLVVAGHETTMTALGNIVVHLLTDRKDAWPGLAEDEQAAATAVEQLLRTVPLSEGRVLPGLIRRALADVEIGGVTIPAGSVVAVQTNSANRDPDVFPPGPPDLFAPLSPPSVVFGAGPHHCLGAWLARLELGLALHRLAVRFPRLRAEFTPDTIEWREGQMTRSPRRLPVSW, translated from the coding sequence ATGAGCGCAGACCGCACCGCCCGCTCCCTTTGCCCCATGCACCACATGACCTTCCCCGAGTCCGGGCCGCCCCGGCCGGTCACCCTCGCCACCGGCACCCCGGTCTGGCTCGTGACCCGGTACGCCGAAGCGCGCGAGGTGCTCATGGACCCACGCTTCGACCGGCGGTCCCTGCACGCCGAGGACGCGCCGCCGCTGCTCGTCGTACCGAACCTGCTGGACGCCCCGGACGGGCTCATCAACCAGGACGGACCCGCCCACCAGCGGCTGCGCGGCACGGTCCAGCGGGCGTTCACGCCCCGTGCCGTCGCCCGCTGGCGGCCCTGGGTGGCCTCGGTGGTGGACACCCTCCTCGACGAGTTCGCCGAGCGGGCCCGCCCCGCCGACATCATCGAGGGGTTCACGCGTCCGCTGCCGGTCTCGGTCGTCTCCCGGCTGATGGGTCTCGGCCACGCGGACTGGGACCGCATCCGCTCCTGGGCCGACCACGCCCTGTCCGGCGGCGCGCACACCGCCGAGGAAGTCGGCCTCGCGATGCGGGAGTTCGGGGTCTTCGCCGCCGATCTCGTCGCCGAGCGCCGCAAGGAACCGGGCGACGACCTGGTGAGCGGGCTGGTGACGGCGGGCGACGAGCTCGGGATCGAGGAACGGCAGCTGGTGATGCTGGTCCTGGGGCTGGTCGTGGCCGGACACGAGACGACCATGACCGCCCTCGGCAACATCGTCGTCCACCTCCTCACCGACCGGAAGGACGCCTGGCCGGGGCTGGCCGAGGACGAACAGGCCGCGGCGACGGCGGTCGAACAGCTGCTGCGGACCGTCCCGCTCAGCGAGGGCAGAGTGCTGCCCGGTCTGATCCGCCGCGCCCTCGCGGACGTCGAGATCGGCGGAGTGACGATCCCGGCGGGCAGTGTGGTCGCGGTCCAGACCAACTCGGCCAACCGTGACCCGGACGTCTTCCCGCCGGGCCCGCCCGACCTGTTCGCCCCGCTGAGCCCGCCCAGCGTGGTCTTCGGCGCCGGCCCCCATCACTGCCTCGGCGCCTGGCTCGCCCGCCTGGAACTCGGACTGGCCCTGCACCGCCTGGCCGTCCGCTTCCCCCGTCTGCGCGCCGAGTTCACGCCTGACACGATCGAGTGGCGGGAGGGTCAGATGACGCGCAGTCCACGACGGCTGCCGGTGTCCTGGTGA
- a CDS encoding DUF4230 domain-containing protein, whose amino-acid sequence MTTPIRSTSRRMPGWAKAVSAVVLVLVVFFAGIRLSVLPGLKDLFGTETHDRTGPALLQSIQDISRYDAASGNFQVVVDLEKDTKYLPDAIRGSRTLYVGAGSVDAYVDLGKVGKNDVTVNADRTSATLRLPHARLGKAALDADRSYAVSKQRGLLDRFGDLFSDNPNSEQAVQKLAVRHITDAAKESELTRRAETNTTTMLKGLLGSLGFKEVKVAYGT is encoded by the coding sequence ATGACGACTCCCATCAGGAGCACCTCCCGTCGCATGCCCGGCTGGGCGAAGGCGGTGAGCGCCGTGGTACTCGTGCTCGTCGTGTTCTTCGCGGGGATCCGGCTGAGCGTGCTGCCGGGCCTCAAGGACCTGTTCGGCACCGAGACCCACGACCGAACCGGCCCCGCACTGCTCCAGTCCATCCAGGACATCAGCCGTTACGACGCCGCCTCCGGCAATTTCCAGGTCGTCGTGGACCTGGAAAAGGACACCAAGTACCTGCCCGACGCGATCCGCGGCTCCCGCACCCTGTACGTCGGGGCGGGCTCCGTCGACGCCTACGTCGACCTCGGCAAGGTCGGCAAGAACGACGTGACGGTCAACGCCGACCGTACGTCCGCCACTCTGCGGCTGCCGCATGCCCGGCTCGGCAAGGCAGCTCTGGACGCCGACCGCTCCTACGCCGTCTCCAAGCAGCGCGGTCTCCTCGACCGCTTCGGCGACCTCTTCTCGGACAACCCCAACAGCGAGCAGGCCGTGCAGAAGCTCGCCGTGCGGCACATCACCGACGCCGCGAAGGAGAGCGAGCTGACCAGGCGTGCCGAGACCAACACCACCACGATGCTGAAGGGGCTGCTCGGCTCCCTCGGCTTCAAGGAGGTGAAGGTCGCCTACGGCACCTGA